Proteins from a single region of Segatella copri:
- a CDS encoding ORF6N domain-containing protein: MADNIEHQDKGELVANCDRFNSLKHSTVRSYAFTEQGVAMLSTVLRSETAIRVSIRIMDAFVAMRRFMVTNAEVFQRLSTMEYHQLEMQQHLQETDKRIESVTESFLAIIHNNIVSPLYNKNNSNEKDINGHCGYFSHD, translated from the coding sequence ATGGCGGATAATATAGAACATCAAGATAAAGGAGAACTGGTCGCAAATTGCGACCGGTTCAATAGTTTGAAGCACTCAACAGTTCGTTCATATGCTTTCACGGAGCAGGGAGTGGCTATGCTCTCCACTGTTCTTAGAAGTGAAACCGCAATTCGTGTAAGCATACGAATTATGGATGCATTTGTTGCAATGAGACGTTTCATGGTGACAAATGCAGAAGTTTTCCAACGTCTTTCAACAATGGAGTACCATCAACTGGAAATGCAACAACACTTGCAAGAAACAGACAAGCGCATTGAAAGTGTTACCGAATCATTTTTAGCTATCATACATAACAATATAGTCTCGCCGTTATATAATAAAAACAATAGCAATGAAAAAGATATCAATGGTCATTGTGGCTATTTCAGCCATGATTAG
- a CDS encoding translocation/assembly module TamB domain-containing protein, which produces MPPVQAFIGSEVAGALAQKFGTQVSIGKVNLGFFNRIIIDDVMMLDQKGDSMICASRVSAKLDFLPLKDGKISVSSAQLFGLNANIYKQDAKSPMNIQFVLDSLASKDTTRHTPLDLHIGSLIIRHGAVAYSQRDIAPKPGVFSPQHLGITDLSAHIILGHLTDKDIHLAVKKIALKDKSGLQLRNLRFKLDADQQQALLRDFSIELPHSQLQFDDLRATYRIENKHIVKPTLQFQGGIKPSVITLADIACFVPELRKFKDALQLHLQFSGTSTSARIHNLEFKTQSGSLLLKANGRVSDWDRLLRWKANISALKISGDGIGEVSRNLGKRISIPKEVLRLGDIYYIGEVYGAGKNVGTRGQLKTGVGEVAINAEKAGSELKASINTQGINLGRILDNGQFGILAASLSAHGNKQHFYAKGSIPRFDFNKYSYRNIQIDGSYNRGLLEGLASIADPNANIQVEGSYSIPHKQYAATAHVQHLLPTILGLKVADKTYSLDGITVSAKNQGKDSYFDLEAPFASIHVDGEYDYATLTKSFTNLVASKLPTLPGIGKVDRSAKNHFTFQAEITSTEILQRMLGIPLKIEQPVFADGFMNDAEKTVNIYASVPDFSYGGKDYHGAKVRLHTINDSLKVDAQIRQGKWGDNGPAIHVKAAAADNQLFAKLFYNNHSAKLPIQGIIDTRAQFFKNEDHVSTAHVTIHPSEIRIDGTPWEVHPADIIYSKNRLLVDHFAVSHDQQHVIVSGLATPEKTDSIVADLKDVDVAYVLNLINFHSVDFTGKASGKAIIKSLFNDPDAYAQLDVKEFTFENGPLGVLHAGVNFNKELEQIDIHAVADDGPEHQTLINGYVSPKRNYIDLGIDAQGTSMKFLENFCGSFMNQVEAWGDGHLNVVGDLKNINLVGDLTAHGKVHLKQLNTDYTFDALRAHAIPDDILIENDTIFDRNRNIAILSGGIHHQHLTRLSYDLDIKAHNFLGFDTREFGDNTFYGTIYATGEVGIHGKSGETVIDINAEPEPGSIFVYNVASPDAISDKSFIHWHEIVPDIMDSLNGAPTTKQREDDIDFESDMRINFLVNTNQNLTLKLIMDEQSGDYITLNGDGVIRANYFNKGSFDMFGNYVVDHGTYKLTIQNLIKKEFEFMPGGTIAFGGNPYNAPLNLRAKYTVNGVPLSDLRIGRSFSGNNIRVDCLMDITGTPQSPKVDFSMDLPTVNSDAKQMIYSIINSQEEMNQQVLYLLGIGRFYAQTNNNQVSEDGEQQSQTSLAMQSLLSGTISQQLNTVLSNVVKSNNWNFGANISTGDEGFNNAEYEGILSGKLLNNRLLFNGQFGYRDNPNATQSFIGDFDLRYLIFPNGNLAIRMYNQTNDRYFTRNSLNTQGLGLIMKKDFNGLRDFFGIKKKKKKKK; this is translated from the coding sequence GTGCCACCAGTACAGGCCTTCATCGGCTCTGAAGTAGCCGGTGCACTGGCTCAGAAATTCGGCACTCAGGTAAGTATCGGAAAGGTGAATCTGGGCTTCTTCAACCGCATTATCATAGATGACGTGATGATGCTCGACCAGAAGGGCGACAGCATGATCTGTGCTTCGCGCGTATCGGCAAAGCTCGATTTCCTGCCTTTGAAGGATGGCAAGATTTCGGTTTCATCTGCCCAGCTATTCGGTCTCAACGCCAACATCTACAAGCAGGATGCCAAGAGCCCGATGAACATCCAGTTCGTGCTCGATTCGCTGGCTTCGAAAGATACCACCCGCCATACTCCGCTCGACCTGCACATCGGAAGCCTGATTATCCGTCATGGTGCCGTTGCCTACAGCCAGCGCGATATTGCGCCTAAGCCGGGCGTCTTTTCGCCGCAGCATCTAGGCATCACCGACCTCTCTGCCCACATTATCCTGGGCCATCTCACCGACAAGGATATCCATTTGGCTGTCAAGAAGATAGCGCTGAAAGATAAATCAGGACTTCAACTCAGAAATCTGAGATTCAAACTCGATGCCGACCAGCAGCAAGCCCTGCTCAGAGACTTCAGCATCGAGCTCCCTCATTCGCAATTGCAGTTTGATGACCTGCGCGCTACCTACCGCATCGAGAACAAGCATATCGTAAAGCCTACACTCCAGTTTCAGGGCGGCATCAAGCCGTCCGTCATCACGCTTGCCGATATTGCCTGCTTCGTACCTGAACTCCGCAAGTTCAAGGATGCCCTGCAGCTTCATCTCCAGTTTTCGGGCACCAGTACATCTGCCCGCATCCATAACCTCGAATTCAAGACTCAGAGCGGCAGTCTGCTGCTCAAGGCTAACGGCCGTGTGAGCGATTGGGACCGCCTTCTGCGCTGGAAGGCAAACATCTCAGCCCTCAAGATATCAGGCGATGGCATCGGAGAGGTTTCCAGAAATCTGGGCAAACGCATCAGCATTCCGAAAGAAGTGCTGCGCCTGGGCGACATATATTATATAGGTGAAGTATATGGTGCAGGCAAGAACGTAGGCACCCGCGGCCAGCTGAAGACCGGTGTGGGCGAAGTAGCCATCAATGCCGAAAAGGCTGGCTCCGAGCTCAAGGCTAGCATCAACACCCAGGGCATCAACCTGGGCCGCATCCTCGACAACGGGCAGTTCGGCATCCTGGCAGCATCGCTTTCGGCTCACGGCAACAAGCAGCATTTCTATGCCAAGGGCAGCATTCCGCGCTTCGATTTCAACAAGTACAGCTACCGCAACATTCAGATAGACGGCAGCTATAACCGGGGATTGCTCGAAGGACTTGCATCCATCGCCGACCCTAACGCCAACATCCAGGTAGAAGGCTCCTACTCCATCCCGCACAAACAGTATGCAGCTACTGCCCATGTACAGCATCTGCTGCCAACCATCCTGGGGCTGAAGGTAGCCGACAAGACCTACAGTCTCGATGGCATCACCGTAAGTGCCAAGAACCAGGGCAAGGACAGCTATTTCGACCTCGAAGCCCCGTTCGCCAGCATCCATGTTGACGGAGAGTACGATTACGCTACTCTCACCAAGAGCTTCACCAATCTGGTAGCCAGCAAACTGCCTACCCTTCCGGGCATCGGCAAGGTAGACAGGAGTGCGAAGAACCATTTCACCTTCCAGGCAGAAATCACCTCTACCGAGATACTGCAGCGCATGCTGGGCATTCCGCTGAAGATAGAGCAGCCCGTCTTTGCCGATGGATTCATGAACGATGCCGAGAAAACCGTCAATATCTATGCCAGCGTGCCTGACTTCAGCTATGGCGGCAAAGACTATCATGGAGCCAAAGTGCGACTGCATACCATCAACGATTCGCTCAAGGTAGATGCGCAGATCAGACAGGGCAAATGGGGCGATAACGGACCGGCCATCCACGTAAAGGCAGCCGCTGCCGACAACCAGCTCTTCGCCAAGCTCTTCTACAACAACCATTCGGCTAAGCTCCCTATCCAGGGCATCATCGATACGAGGGCGCAGTTCTTCAAGAACGAAGATCATGTTTCTACCGCCCACGTAACCATACACCCGTCTGAAATCAGAATCGACGGCACGCCGTGGGAGGTTCATCCTGCCGACATCATCTACAGCAAGAACCGCCTGCTGGTAGACCATTTCGCCGTGAGCCACGACCAGCAGCACGTCATCGTTTCCGGTCTTGCTACACCCGAGAAGACCGATTCTATCGTTGCCGACCTGAAGGATGTGGATGTGGCATACGTGCTGAACCTCATCAATTTCCATTCGGTAGATTTCACCGGCAAGGCTTCGGGCAAGGCTATCATCAAGAGCCTCTTCAACGACCCTGATGCCTACGCCCAGCTAGACGTGAAGGAGTTTACCTTCGAAAACGGACCGCTCGGTGTGCTCCATGCTGGTGTCAACTTCAACAAGGAGCTCGAACAGATTGATATTCATGCAGTTGCCGATGATGGTCCGGAGCATCAGACGCTCATCAACGGATACGTCTCGCCTAAGCGCAACTATATCGACCTGGGTATCGATGCCCAGGGCACCAGCATGAAATTCCTCGAGAATTTCTGCGGCAGTTTCATGAACCAGGTAGAAGCCTGGGGCGATGGCCATCTCAATGTGGTGGGCGATTTGAAAAACATCAATCTCGTGGGCGACCTTACCGCTCACGGCAAGGTGCACCTCAAGCAGCTCAACACCGATTATACCTTCGATGCGCTCCGTGCCCACGCTATCCCAGATGATATCCTCATAGAGAATGATACCATCTTCGACCGCAACCGCAACATAGCCATCCTGAGCGGAGGCATCCACCACCAGCACCTCACCAGGCTGAGCTACGACCTCGATATCAAGGCGCACAACTTCCTGGGCTTCGATACCCGCGAGTTTGGCGACAACACCTTCTATGGCACCATCTATGCCACGGGCGAGGTAGGCATCCACGGCAAGAGCGGCGAAACCGTCATCGATATCAACGCCGAGCCCGAACCGGGCAGCATCTTTGTATATAATGTGGCAAGTCCGGACGCCATCAGCGACAAGAGCTTTATCCACTGGCATGAGATTGTGCCGGATATCATGGACAGCCTGAACGGGGCTCCAACTACGAAACAGAGAGAGGATGACATCGATTTCGAATCGGATATGCGCATCAACTTCCTCGTAAACACCAACCAGAACCTCACGCTCAAGCTGATCATGGACGAGCAGTCGGGCGATTACATCACCCTGAACGGAGATGGCGTAATTCGCGCCAACTACTTCAACAAGGGCTCGTTCGACATGTTTGGCAACTATGTGGTAGACCACGGCACCTACAAGCTCACCATCCAGAATCTCATCAAGAAGGAGTTCGAGTTTATGCCGGGCGGCACCATCGCCTTCGGTGGCAATCCATACAACGCCCCACTCAATCTGCGGGCTAAATATACCGTAAACGGAGTGCCGCTGAGCGACCTGCGCATAGGCCGTTCGTTCTCGGGCAACAACATCCGCGTAGACTGCCTGATGGACATCACCGGCACGCCTCAATCGCCTAAGGTAGATTTCTCTATGGACCTGCCTACGGTTAACAGCGATGCGAAGCAGATGATCTACTCTATCATCAATTCGCAGGAAGAGATGAACCAGCAGGTGCTCTATCTCTTGGGCATCGGCCGGTTCTACGCCCAGACCAACAACAACCAGGTGAGCGAGGACGGTGAACAGCAGAGTCAGACTTCGCTGGCGATGCAGAGCCTGCTGAGCGGCACCATCTCGCAGCAGCTGAACACCGTACTTTCTAACGTGGTGAAGAGCAACAACTGGAATTTCGGTGCCAACATATCTACGGGCGATGAAGGTTTCAACAATGCCGAATATGAGGGCATTCTGAGCGGCAAGCTGCTCAATAACCGGTTACTCTTCAATGGCCAGTTCGGTTATCGCGACAATCCGAATGCCACGCAGAGTTTCATCGGTGATTTTGACCTCCGCTACCTCATCTTCCCTAACGGCAACCTCGCCATACGCATGTACAATCAGACCAACGACCGCTATTTTACGCGCAACAGTCTGAACACGCAGGGTCTCGGCCTCATCATGAAGAAAGACTTCAACGGCCTCCGCGATTTCTTCGGCATCAAAAAGAAGAAGAAGAAAAAGAAATAA
- a CDS encoding Rpn family recombination-promoting nuclease/putative transposase: MKQVEERYISLLTDFGFKRIFGTAMNKDLLICFLNSLFNGRQVVKDVSYLNPEHVGDVYTDRRAIFDVYCEGENGEKFIVEMQNAYQTYFKNRALFYSTFPIREQALKGSEWDFRLNHVYTVALLNFSMNEDAFDKEKIRHHVQLCDTATHKVFYDKLEYIYVEISKFNKPLEELDTLYEKWLYALKNLYKLTQRPKELCDKVFDRLFEEAEIAKFTPQEMREYETSKMAYRDIKNSVDTAKREGIAEGMEKGMKEGMEKGLAEGMEKGMNQKALEIAKNMLAMGLSAEQVAKATQLPLDIIKNLSNS, translated from the coding sequence ATGAAACAGGTAGAAGAAAGATACATCAGCTTGCTGACCGACTTCGGTTTCAAGCGAATTTTTGGAACAGCAATGAACAAGGATTTGCTCATTTGCTTCCTCAACAGCTTGTTTAATGGCAGACAGGTTGTGAAGGACGTATCGTATCTGAACCCGGAGCACGTGGGAGATGTCTATACCGACCGCAGAGCCATCTTTGATGTATATTGCGAGGGAGAAAACGGCGAGAAGTTCATCGTAGAAATGCAGAATGCCTACCAGACGTATTTCAAGAATCGCGCCCTTTTCTACTCAACCTTTCCTATCCGTGAACAGGCACTAAAGGGGAGTGAATGGGATTTCAGACTCAATCATGTCTATACCGTAGCCCTGCTCAACTTCAGCATGAACGAGGACGCCTTCGACAAGGAGAAAATCCGCCATCATGTGCAGTTGTGCGACACAGCTACCCACAAAGTGTTTTACGACAAGCTCGAATATATTTATGTAGAGATTTCCAAGTTCAACAAACCCCTGGAAGAACTGGATACGCTCTACGAGAAGTGGCTCTATGCACTGAAGAATCTCTATAAGCTTACCCAGCGCCCGAAGGAGCTGTGCGACAAGGTTTTCGACCGCCTCTTCGAGGAAGCCGAGATTGCCAAGTTTACTCCGCAGGAAATGAGGGAGTACGAGACCAGCAAGATGGCATATCGTGACATCAAGAATTCCGTAGACACTGCCAAGCGTGAAGGTATAGCTGAGGGTATGGAAAAGGGAATGAAGGAAGGTATGGAAAAAGGTCTTGCGGAAGGTATGGAAAAGGGGATGAACCAGAAAGCCCTGGAAATAGCTAAGAATATGCTGGCAATGGGACTTTCTGCCGAACAGGTTGCCAAGGCTACCCAGCTGCCTTTAGATATCATCAAGAATCTGAGCAATTCATAA
- a CDS encoding ORF6N domain-containing protein, with protein sequence MADITEKTGNGELVTNRDQVVVVDNIEPLIKIIRGQQVMLDRDLATLYGVETKRLNEQVKRNIKRFHVSIDQGRKLKQSGIERLTDIVIEKKSKKITKVRIKMNNVWYIYCGGVYFLLVVHLFSFS encoded by the coding sequence ATGGCAGACATAACGGAAAAGACAGGAAACGGCGAACTGGTCACAAATCGTGACCAGGTGGTTGTTGTTGACAATATAGAGCCTCTAATAAAAATCATTAGAGGACAACAAGTTATGCTTGACCGTGACCTTGCCACACTTTATGGCGTTGAAACAAAGCGTCTTAATGAGCAAGTAAAACGTAATATTAAACGATTTCATGTTTCAATTGACCAAGGACGTAAACTGAAACAATCAGGTATAGAAAGGCTAACTGATATAGTTATAGAAAAAAAGAGCAAGAAAATAACAAAAGTCAGAATAAAAATGAATAATGTATGGTACATTTATTGTGGGGGTGTGTACTTCTTATTAGTTGTACATTTATTCTCTTTCTCCTAA
- a CDS encoding BT4734/BF3469 family protein, translating to MKKIKPTNETGKNPETEEEKEALPSFFTNLFSSASNPLPNRAVLEYNIMHSAPVKANTEGYRAMMKVDKRTAEDIKHRLPCITPSVQFKGNAKKLTDFRKETFWLMLDYDDVPPEDIADLKKKALKQRFTMVFYITVSGKGFRILLRYMRPEGCNLTATELHLLAIRKAMSMYDKLLGISSDKQCQDMVRSCGLAYDPEAYFNWNAEVLPITREEVENFEKATKQQEEQNRKRQTEAEKPRKKSPRKQEDEAPPKTLTTEEILQYVDKLAESWEERFEEHHHNSYVVRYATFCLCFGAEKEEAVKHMADKFGGEYADTERVAREIYKHTERLGTWKIRQQGDDEQKRYTSMRALLGWLGARYEMHHNTLSNQYEVRAINTGEKLYLDWTEVDTRVSNSLFVKMELDNICTTQKKLDTVIRSNFSPEFNPMEEYLKSLPKWDRKTDHIAELAHRVTVMQTGGYRHTEEDFAYAFRKWLVNMVVCWVRPDVTNQSIMVFVGKGGIFKTTFFDHLLPPHLRKYFANDSTGDYKNKDFLQMCASKAIVCLDEFSCLRGKNLDSFKSNITKRNISMRIPYAEWDCILQNNAGFCATSNEIHIIDDDENRRFLIWRIEKIKSPIDFPFNYEGIYSQAVALAQEVIEKRRRGEPCDWVYWFTKEENEEIQHHNLYFRVNNYIAERINKFYRVPDADTLSEFCKFVTASDVMERICTNPAFRQSMSNKDISMFMEALGFKKIHRKTGNGWKVIEMRPDEIENNQKMDGSENIPPGDLPF from the coding sequence ATGAAAAAGATTAAACCCACAAACGAGACCGGAAAGAACCCGGAAACAGAAGAGGAGAAAGAGGCCTTGCCCTCATTTTTCACTAACCTGTTTTCCTCTGCCAGCAACCCGCTCCCTAACAGAGCGGTGCTGGAGTACAACATCATGCATTCGGCACCGGTAAAAGCCAATACCGAAGGCTACAGGGCGATGATGAAGGTGGACAAGAGAACGGCAGAGGACATCAAGCACCGGCTACCCTGCATCACACCCAGCGTGCAGTTCAAAGGTAATGCCAAGAAGCTGACCGACTTCAGGAAGGAAACCTTCTGGCTGATGCTCGATTATGATGACGTGCCCCCCGAAGACATCGCAGATCTTAAGAAAAAAGCCCTGAAACAGCGCTTCACCATGGTCTTCTACATCACCGTCTCGGGCAAGGGATTCCGCATCCTGCTCAGATATATGCGTCCTGAAGGATGCAATCTCACTGCCACCGAACTCCACCTGCTCGCCATCAGGAAAGCCATGAGCATGTACGATAAACTGCTGGGTATCAGCAGCGACAAGCAATGCCAGGACATGGTGAGAAGCTGCGGACTGGCTTACGACCCCGAGGCTTACTTCAACTGGAATGCCGAAGTTCTCCCCATCACCCGGGAGGAGGTGGAGAACTTCGAAAAAGCCACAAAGCAACAGGAGGAACAGAACAGGAAAAGACAGACGGAGGCTGAAAAACCCAGAAAGAAAAGCCCGCGCAAACAGGAAGACGAGGCGCCACCGAAGACGCTCACCACCGAAGAGATTCTGCAGTATGTAGACAAACTGGCTGAGAGCTGGGAAGAGCGGTTTGAGGAGCATCATCACAACAGCTACGTAGTGAGATACGCCACATTCTGCCTCTGTTTCGGAGCCGAAAAGGAGGAGGCTGTGAAACACATGGCTGATAAGTTTGGCGGCGAATATGCCGATACCGAGCGGGTGGCACGGGAGATTTACAAGCATACCGAGCGGCTTGGAACCTGGAAGATAAGACAGCAGGGAGATGATGAGCAGAAACGCTATACCAGCATGAGAGCACTGCTGGGATGGCTGGGAGCCCGATATGAAATGCACCACAACACGCTGAGCAACCAGTATGAAGTGCGCGCCATCAACACCGGAGAAAAACTCTATCTCGACTGGACCGAAGTGGATACCCGGGTGAGCAATTCCCTGTTCGTGAAGATGGAACTGGATAACATCTGCACCACCCAGAAAAAGCTGGATACGGTAATCAGAAGTAACTTCAGTCCCGAATTCAACCCCATGGAGGAATATCTGAAGAGTCTGCCGAAATGGGACCGAAAGACTGACCATATCGCAGAATTAGCCCATCGGGTAACCGTGATGCAGACAGGCGGTTACCGCCATACGGAGGAGGATTTTGCCTATGCCTTCAGGAAATGGCTGGTCAACATGGTGGTTTGCTGGGTGCGGCCCGATGTCACCAACCAGTCTATCATGGTTTTCGTAGGCAAGGGCGGCATCTTCAAGACCACGTTTTTCGACCATCTCCTGCCGCCCCATCTGCGCAAGTATTTCGCCAACGATTCTACGGGCGACTACAAGAACAAGGATTTCCTGCAGATGTGTGCCAGCAAGGCGATAGTATGTCTCGATGAGTTCAGCTGTCTGCGCGGCAAGAACCTGGATTCCTTCAAGAGCAACATCACGAAGCGCAACATCAGCATGCGAATCCCTTATGCCGAGTGGGACTGCATTCTGCAGAACAATGCGGGGTTCTGTGCCACGAGCAATGAGATTCATATCATAGATGATGACGAGAACCGCCGTTTCCTCATCTGGCGAATCGAGAAGATCAAGAGTCCCATCGACTTCCCCTTCAATTACGAGGGCATCTACTCCCAGGCAGTGGCACTGGCTCAGGAGGTGATAGAGAAGCGCCGGAGGGGTGAGCCTTGCGACTGGGTTTACTGGTTTACGAAGGAGGAGAACGAGGAGATACAGCACCACAATCTTTATTTCCGTGTAAACAACTACATAGCCGAGCGCATCAACAAGTTCTACCGTGTTCCTGATGCCGATACGCTGTCCGAGTTCTGCAAGTTTGTTACGGCGAGTGACGTGATGGAGCGCATCTGCACGAACCCAGCCTTCCGCCAGTCGATGTCGAACAAGGATATTTCGATGTTCATGGAGGCACTGGGATTCAAGAAGATTCACCGCAAGACGGGCAACGGCTGGAAGGTGATAGAGATGCGTCCTGACGAGATAGAGAACAACCAGAAGATGGATGGCAGCGAGAATATTCCGCCCGGGGATCTCCCATTTTAG
- a CDS encoding DUF4248 domain-containing protein: MIEDRSYGKAELAMLYFPTATPRVALNRLVRWINRCPELKQSLCSGYAGKFSHFYTRQQVAEIIEFLDEP; the protein is encoded by the coding sequence ATGATAGAAGACAGAAGTTACGGGAAGGCGGAGCTCGCCATGCTCTACTTTCCCACCGCTACCCCCAGGGTAGCGCTCAACCGGCTGGTGAGATGGATCAACCGGTGTCCCGAGCTCAAGCAGAGCCTCTGTTCGGGCTACGCCGGCAAGTTTTCCCACTTCTACACCCGGCAACAAGTAGCAGAAATCATCGAATTTCTGGATGAACCATAA
- a CDS encoding DUF4840 domain-containing protein: protein MKKISMVIVAISAMISLSGCHEDPTYVDSYFQRQSVIEELSNELKGQYSSIFIPVIYNASQEQLDYKSLWKGEVTENGQPIIHYTFGGYENRTVTLQQVPISWISFVIKDTKLAEAVKLLPDYDISIPYSFASSDEETGEASKMGKIIYSDSKVPVTLNYGGKQHLVLFNFKCPSQFVFDADKRPISPGRIQLELKSIIVDNVIVQEIDGYLGGECFLSIMGKTDPISK from the coding sequence ATGAAAAAGATATCAATGGTCATTGTGGCTATTTCAGCCATGATTAGTTTAAGCGGATGTCATGAGGATCCTACTTATGTGGATTCTTACTTCCAGCGTCAAAGTGTAATTGAGGAGCTGAGTAATGAGCTTAAAGGACAATACAGCAGTATATTCATTCCTGTAATCTATAATGCATCGCAAGAACAGTTGGATTATAAAAGTTTATGGAAGGGTGAGGTCACAGAAAATGGTCAACCTATCATCCACTACACTTTTGGAGGGTACGAAAACCGGACTGTCACCTTACAGCAAGTCCCAATCAGCTGGATAAGTTTTGTTATAAAAGATACTAAATTGGCAGAAGCAGTCAAGCTGTTGCCCGATTATGATATTTCGATACCTTATTCTTTTGCAAGCTCAGACGAAGAAACAGGAGAAGCGAGCAAAATGGGGAAAATCATATATAGCGATAGCAAAGTACCTGTGACACTGAACTATGGCGGAAAGCAGCATCTTGTGCTTTTCAACTTTAAATGTCCTTCGCAATTTGTTTTTGATGCAGACAAGCGTCCTATCTCTCCAGGAAGGATCCAACTGGAACTCAAATCAATTATTGTTGACAATGTAATTGTCCAAGAAATTGATGGCTATTTAGGGGGAGAGTGCTTTCTTAGTATTATGGGCAAAACAGATCCAATCTCGAAATGA